The nucleotide window gtGTGGGCTGTGGCGTTCCAGTGGCCTCGGAACTGCTGTGTGAACGCCTGCTCCCGTAAATACTTGTAACCAAGAATATTTGACTTTCTTTGAGTGTATTTGAGGACAAATATTGAACTGAAGCCAAATAAAATGCTGAGTTTCACAAAAGTGCTTTTAAAAGCAGATGTTAAGCCCTCACccacaattataattttaaagtgactaaataaactttaaattgttgaaattattttttccccctgccattttttttttttttttgaaaggcagagttacaggtgggcaggggagagagaaaaatacatGCGCAAGTGAGCTTGATCTTCCGCCTACTGGTTGAATGCACAAATActtgggactgaaccaggctgaagcccggaggaGGCTggagttccatccgggtctcctaagtgggtggcagaggcccaagcagggAAGTCAGGACTTGAGGTGGGAAGTGTCCCGCCAGGGagggggtgctggtgttgtgtgCCAATGGGGAGCAGCAGAGTTAGGAAGAAGGGATTGGATTTTGGTTGAGTGTTAACGGTGGGGCTGGCTTTGCTGATGGATGTGTTGGTGGAGTGAGTATGGGGTGTGACGGGAGAGCATCCATAAAGgggtaagctgccgcctgtgactccGGCATCCCGTGGGGCGCCAGTtcaaccccagctgctctgcttcccatccagctccctgcaaatgcgcctgagaaagcagcagatggcccaagtgtgtggccccctgcacccgctgGGGTGATatggatggagctccaagctcctggcttgtggccatatggggagtgatccagcagacagatttttgtctgtctccctttctgtaacactCTATCcttatctcaaataaatgagtcttttttttttaaaggagtatttttttaaaaaaaaaggttacagaGTGTGTCCTGAAGTACAGAGCTGGTGCTTACCAGGGTGGGGGAGCCCCAGGATGGGTAAGTCTGGGTTTGAACATCAGGAGTTCAGTTTTGAGTATGTTGTTTCTTCCGAATGTAACTTTGAAATATTTCCTAAAAGACAGTCTGTCTTATAAATGCTCTGTGTAGTGTGTATGCTGAGCCGTACAGTTTAGCATTCTGTTACTGTATTTTCGTTGGTTGTTGTCTTTGGTGTTTGATTTGCTGGAATCTTCTGTGAGAACTCCGACCTCGTTGGCACTTGGGAGTGAAGTCTCTGCTAACCTAACGCTGCTGGGTCCTTGGGAGTTGTTCAGCATGTGACTGATGGACTCAGATCCACTGGGAGCAGTAACTTGagcggggctgtgtgtgtgtgtgtgtgtgtgtgtatgtatagtgACCGAAATTGCTAGATTTTTAGGAACAATAGGGTTATCATAGGTAAGCTAGTCCAATTATCTGATGTTTTAGAATAGTGAATACAGTGGTTGAAAATCTGCGAGGTTTCACACATGTTTGCATGTTCATGTTTCAGGAGACGTCACAGCCCAGGTGGCTCTGCAGCCTGCCCTGAAGTTCAACGGTGGAGGTCACATCAACCACACCATTTTCTGGACAAACCTGAGCCCTAACGGTGGTGGAGAGCCCAAAGGTCGGTATGCACCGGGGCACTCGTGCCTGCCTTGTGTGCGCAGGAGGAGTGCGCGTTGACCGGACTTCTCCCAGGGGAATCGTAGTGGCATGTGTCTCAGCGCAGGGGGTGCAGCAGAGTTATAACTCACAGGGACGGGAGTGGGAATGGAGAGAACGTTCAGGGAGTTAGGTTGTCTGGCTCTGCGTGTGCCCACACGTGTGCTGTCACACACGGTGCCTTTCTGGTCTGAGTGAGACACAtggtagggaaagagagagacgggTTTCAGAAAAGGTGACCTTGCGTTCACTGAGCCTGGGACTTGGGGTGTGGCACTTGCCCACCGGGACCTTGCCTTCATCTGGGTGATCCGGGAACGACCGTGGGGCTGTTGGGAGAATTAGGTACATTATAACTTTTAAAGGGCTTAGAATGACACTTTTGGTactatatttttacttttcctgACTGGTAAAAGCCAGTTGTTCCAGTTTGCAGATGATTTTTTCCAAAGCTGCAGGTCGGGAGGGGAGGACAGGGTGAGAGGTCTCGCACAGTTGCCGGTGTAGCTGGCGACCCCGACAGCTTAGTTGTCCTCTTTCCCGTGGGAAGAGAAGGCGGGGCGCACGTCTGAGTCTAGGTGTCCTCCCTGGTTTCTGGGCTCCTTGAAGAGCCCTGAATTCTGAgggtgtgttttaaagatttaaaaattggtttatttatttgagagaaggtTGGTGGGGGGAACCCAAGACACAGAAAGGTTTTCCGTCCGCTGcgtgactccccagatggccgcaccggccagggctgggccagtccaaagccaggagactggagctccatcctggtctcccacgtgggtggcaggagcgcgagtgcctgggccctcacctgctgtctcccgggaCACGCGCCAGGAAGCTGGGAGAAGGTGAGGGAAGTGGACCACTCTTTCCCAGGTTGGTCCTCGTCCCCTAGTGTACCGCTGATGAGCTTGTTCAGGTAGCGGCGTGAGATGACGCCCGTGCTTAGCCGGTGGCGTTGGCGCTTCTGCCGTTCTGTATCATCTGTGCCGCTTGATTCCATCACCTGTGCTTATAAAAGGTGATTGCTTTTTTAAGATCTGCTTTtttaagtcagaattatagaaagagggagagacagagacacagagagagatctccccaaatggccacagccaggagcttcttccaggtctccaacgtgggtacagggatccaagccattgggctgtgctctgctgctttcccaggcacagtaacagagctgggtcagaagtggggcagctaaggggccggcgctgtggcgcagcagttaacaccctggcctgaagcgccggcatcccatatgggcgccggtttgagacctggctgctccacttcccatccagctctctgctatggcctgggagagcagtggaggatggcccaagtccttgggcccgcacacccacgggggagacctggaagaagctcctggctttggatcagtgcagctctggccattgcagccatttggggaatgaaccatcagatggaagaccttttttctctctctctctatctgtgtaactctaacttgggaaataaataaatctttaaaaaaagaaaaagtagggcagctgggatttgaactggcgccagtaggggatgcaggtgctgcagacagtggcttaccctgctgtgctacagcactggccccaaggtgaTTGCCTTCAACAGGAAATGACTTTGACCCTGTTGACTTGATTGTTAAGTACAATCTAGAATTGTACATTGCTACAGAATGAAAGgactatagttatttttttttaaagttctattttatttatttgaaagagttacagagagaggtagagacagagagagaggtcctccatcctctggctcacttcccagatggccacagtggccagagctgcaccaatccaaagccaggagccagaagcttcttccaggtctcccatgcgggtgcaggagcccaaggacttgggccatcttccattgctatcgtaggccatagcagagagctggatgggaagtggagtagccaggtctcaaaccggcgcccatatggtatgccaacactttaggccagggtgttaaccctctgcgccacagtgccggacccatgAAAACCACGCTTTTTAAAACGATATAatcgggccggtgccgcggctcactaggctaatcctccaccttgcggcgccggcacaccgggttctagtcccggttggggtgccggattctgtcccggttgcccctcttccaggccagctctctgctgtggcccgggagtgcagtggaggatggcccaagtgcttgggccctgcaccccatgggagaccaggagaagcacctggctcctgccatcggatcagcgcggtgcgccggccgcggcagcctttggagggtgaaccaacggcaaaagaaagacctttctctctgtctctctctctcactatccactctgcctgtcaaaaaaaaaaaaaaaaaaaaaaaacaaaaaaaaacaacaaacaaacaaaaaacaaaaaaacacgaTATAATCAAGGTTGGAAAATGTAGCTGCCTTGGAGAAGAACCTGATaataactgtgattttttttttttttaaattcccaagCAAGGATGTAGAGTCGTTAGGGCAGAAGTCAAAGTAATAACAagtaagcaaatggaaaatatttgctttctGACGAAAATCACACGGGGGAAGAAATCCTGAGCCGCTTCCCTGAGATGCCGTGTGGCCGCAGGTTGTGAAGATGCGGCTGCTGGCCCGGGCGGCTCGCACGCTCGGTTCTGCTGCAGCTCCCCGAGGTGTTGCCGCGTGAAGAGTGTCTTAGTCCAGGTAGCATGAAGTGTGGTTTAGTGACTGAAGTCTGCTCATTTTGCGGTGCTTCTTGGAATTTTCTTAACAGGGGAGTTACTGGAAGCCATCAAACGTGACTTTGGGTCCTTTGACAAGTTCAAGGAGAAGCTGACGGCTGTGTCTGTTGGTGTCCAGGGTTCAGGATGGGGTTGGCTCGGCTTCAATAAGGAGCAGGGACACTTGCAGATTGCTGCGTGTGCGAATCAGGATCCGCTGCAAGGAACAACAGGTGAGATTCACAAGTGACACACTTCATCTGGGGACACGGCTCTCTGTGACGCTCTTAGCTAGGAACAGTGCTGTGTTTGGACATGTTAACCTCAGCAAGTCTTCACAGAGACCTGGGTAAGTAAAAACACTGTAGGTCCtggattttttacttatttttttacagcAGATAGTActttcatatacacacacacgtgaaaCTATTTGGTCATAAAAGCTTCATTctagggcccggcgctgtggcacagtgcgttaaagccctggcctgaagtgctggcatcccatatgggcgccgctttgtgtcccagctgctcctcttctgatccagctctctgctgtggccttcaCAGATTCTCATGGCATCTCACTTGCCCAAAAGAGCCATTCAGATTCTGGAAAAATCTGAGTTGTGCCCAGGAAGTGAGTGGCGTCAGCAGTTGTCACATGGCGGGCCACCAACGGTCACCCAGCAGGACGGCTGCCCACACCCTCCGCTGATCTTTCCCGAAGAGCTTCCAGATGAGTCGGGAGCCAACAGCCCACAGCCGGAGCCAAACCCCTTCACAtactgggtcctagtcccagctacCCGCAAGCACTCAGCAAAGGGGGTGCAGTCTGAGGCCAGGCTCAGCTTTGtgctggctcctgctgctcctctaaTCACAGCTGTAACTGTTACTACCTACAGCTGCCTAAGCTGATACTAATTCTCTGTAgaatgaagcttttttttttcttttttgggaagtattttatttatttgaaagagttacagagagaggtcctccattttctgctggttcactccccaaatgaccacaatggccagagctgagctgatccgaagccaggagtttcttctgggtctcccacgggggcgcaggggcccaagcacttgggccaccttccactgctttcccaggccacagcagagagctggatggaagaggagcaaccaggacacgagcTGGCACTCATCtcggatgccagtgctgcaggcagaggcttagcccactacgccacagagcccgCCTATGTGGACCTTTTTTAGATAGAATgaagttcttcttcttcttcttcttctttttttttttttttgacaggcggagtggacagtgagagagagagagacagagagaaaggtcttcctttgccgttggtccacgctccaatggccggtgcggccggcgcgctgatccaatggcaggagccaggtgcttctcctggtctcccatggggtgcagggcccaagcacttgggccatcctccagtgcactcccgggccacagcagagagctggcctggaagaggggcaaccggggcagaatccggtgccccaaccaggactagaacccggtgtgccggcgccgctaggtggaggattagcttactgagccgtggtgccggccaaatgAAGTTCTTCATTTACACTATTTGATTTCTGATTCTTTTCGGTTTTCCCTGTTAACTTAATCTGTTAGTATGTCATAACTGCTGTGTTGCCCTGAGACTAAGATTCGCCTTTGGGAGCAGAGTGGGTTTCTTGTAAACCCTACAAGTGGGAACGACTGCTCGGAGGGCCTCGGCTGCCCCACAGCGCACCCCTCACGTGGCTCCGGAGACCCCTGGGGGAGGCTGGCAGTCGGCCCTGGGATGGCTGCATTGGCATTTGGTTTTGCAAATCTGTGTTCATCATGTTTCCTTCCGAAGAGTAAAGTTTAAAATCTTCTACATCGGGTACctacaaggaggtacctttctctgaagggaggagagaacctccactttgactatgaccttgtctaaacaagataagagtcggagaactcaaaaggcttccatagccttggaatctcatgactggagcatagggagattactgatgccataaacaggagtgtcaattgataaagtcaacaacaggagtcactgtgcacttattcctcatgtaggatctctgtccttaatatgctgtacattgagatttaatgctataacgagtactcaaacagtatatttcactttgtgtttctatgggggtgcaaactgttgaaatctttacttaatgtatgctaaactgatcttctgtagataaagagaatcgaaaatgaatcttgatgtgaatggaaggggagagggagtgggaaaggggagggttgcggatgggagggatggtatggggggaagccattgtaatccataagccgtactttggaaatttatattcattaaataaaagttaaaaaaaaatcttctacatCGGAGTAGTCATTCTTAGGCAGATTTCCTGTTGTGTAAGAAACAGAAGTGGATATGATTGTTTCGGAGAATAACTTTGTGTGAATAGGATGATATATGTTAACTAGAGAAGATGCAGTGTGTCGGAGTGAAATTTatggctttgttttctttctgatagGCCTTATTCCACTGCTGGGGATTGATGTGTGGGAACACGCTTACTACCTGCAATACAAAAACGTCAGACCTGATTATCTGAAAGCTATCTGGAACGTGATCAACTGGGAGAACGTCACTGAGAGATACTTGGCCTGCAGAAAGTGAAGCGCTGTCCTGCTGTCGCGTGTCGTGCTCTCTGGCTGTTGCGTAGCAGTGTGCAGTGTTTAGACTGCTCAGTTGTAGCGTGCGTTATTCATGTCTACTCACGTTTGATAAACAATGTAAGCTAATGAGTGATTTcttattttagaattttgttaCTGAGCAATTGTTTGAAAATAGCAGATACTTGTGTGATTTAGTCTTGATTGAATGTTTTCTTCAGAGCGCTGAATTGCGAGGTAGGTTATCATTGTCATCATAAAGCCATCAGGAAGGCCCCAGGCCCGTCCTTTCCAGGCCTGGCAGGAAGCCTTTCTAATCCTGTTCTGTTGCAGTTCTAGAAAATCCGGTCTTCTGCCCCAGCTGTTTAAcagtaaaatagaaaacagagTGTGTTCTTCTTTGGTTGGAAGTCTTTGTTGCGGTAGATCTCCTGTGCGGAGGCACTGACAGTGGACTCCACCCAGGGGTCGTCACAGGGTCCTTGCTCACCGTTTGATCACTTGAAACGTAGAGCTTGATTGCTGCGTGAGAACTGCTTTGTTCCGTGGATGATTGTGCGTCTGAATTGTTCTGTCCTCAAATGTAGAAACGTCGATTACACAAAAGCCGTCAGATGGACAGATTAGGGCCTAGGTGGTAAAATCGGTGGTGGGGTCAGGCCACAGGTGGTTctggctgggcctggaccagaaGCGAGTGCAGTTCTGAGATCAGTCGCTTGCCTCCCTcagaaatagtcatttttcaaagACATGTTTTTTGTGGGATCTGTCGTTTTTggtgtatttcattttcttctaaggCTGCAGCCCGGCAGAAGCTCTGCATTGTTTCTGTGGGCGAGGGGAAGCTGCCCGCCGTCCGCAGGGCGGTGAGAGCCGCATCAGTCCCGCTGTGCCGGTCTCCTGGAGCGGGCTTCTCTCTGCGTTTGGCTTCACGTCATCCACTTTCCCGGTGGCTTCTCCTCTTCGCGGTTGTTCCTAAAGGCCCTGTGATATTCTATCAGCTGACTGTTTCCTGGTTTATCTTACAGTTCTGTtgctcaatatttcattttttcctggtAGTTATTACCAGTAATGCTGTGTTGGGCAGCTCTGCACATGGGTTTTAACTACTGTTAGAATGTTTTTTTTAACACTGGGTTTTTCTTAAGACTATTTAGTTATGTTTTCCCAAGTTTATTTTTTACCccaactttatttttctatttttttcccattggaaAAATGGAGTAACTTAGCAGTTTCAATATTGAAGACTGAAGTttaatgacaacaacaaaaactacttTTCTTTTATAATTCAATTAGAAAAGTAGACGCTCAGAGTTGTCAGCGGTGCTGGTGCGGTCGTTGCTAActcggagtgtgtgtgtgtgtgtgcgcgcgcgcgcgcgcgcgtgtgtgtgtgcatacttgTAGATAGGAAGGACTTTGGAGCCCACGGTTGCCATTCTTTGTGGACCAAAGAGAAATGAGTTTCCTGGGGTACCCAGTGACCGTCGTGTGAGTGCCGCGTGCTGTTAGAACCCTGGTAGAGAACTCTGTCTAAACAGACCTTTTGAGCACAAGTCACCTGCTGCAGCGTGGTTTATAATAAATTGACAAAGATACACTTGTACAGTAAATGCTCTTTCATTGATTTCCAAACAATTCAATGTTGAAATTTCTATGGGGCTCTATTTTTGCTCTGGCTTTCTGATGACAATGAGAATGAGGAAACTGTCCTACACTAAGTTTGTGTCTCCTGCCCACTGGATGGATTGTTAAGAGACCAGGAGAACTTGCAGAGGCAAGGTTGTCGTCACCAGTGGGATCGTGCCTCTCGGGCTGTGAGAGAACAGGTCCTGTCCGTCTGCACCGGCAGTGCTGTTCCAGCCCCGGCAGGCAGCTTCGGGCGCAGCCCAGGCGTGACCAGAGCCACCGGGAAGCCGGGAGTGACACGGGCACTGTGCCTGGAAGCAGCATCTGTTGCCGCTTGATTGTTGTGTGATAATTAGACTTGGCGTTGACCCACCACCACTTTATTGTATACCTCAGATTCGTAGTCTTAGATTAGGATTTTTATCtagcactttttaaaataggATAACTATTAAATTGGGTTGGCAATGGGACTCAGCGGGTTAAACCTTCACTTGGGCTGTTCACGTCCCACACCGGAGCCGCCGCTCTGCTTCTGGACCGGCCGTCTGCTGGTGCACCCGCGAGGCTGTGGCACATTGCCCAcgtactgagtccctgccacccatatgggaagccggctattgcaagcagatagaagatccctctctctctgtctttctctctgtctctctctctctccccccttctctctgtcactctgccttttaaataaatagtaaataaatatttaagaaacataAATTTAAGATTAATGTGCATTGTGAGTCATATATAAAACTTaggttataaatataaattttatttcctcGTTGTTAGGTAAGTGTTTTGTTAGTTTCTCATTTCCTAGTGATGCCAGCAGGCTAATATCCTGTCTTCTGAGGTCTATATCAAACCTAGAATATCCTGAAAATAGTATAAGGTCCTGGatagttttcatttattcattaaagaaacatttattttcctaTCGTGTGAAGTTTTTTTGACTGTTAATAAAAGAATTTGTCAGCCATCAAAAGTCCGCATTATGCACGTGTATCAAAAATTAATAATCCCATAATGCACTAtcatttttactgcttttctgtgggaaagaaatgataaatacatTGTTGAACTTTCACTCTGAAAATCTGGAAGGCCTGTGAACTGTGTCTCGCTGTCTCTGTGGTAACATCGTGGTAGCATAAAACCAGCCCTGCACCGTGACACAGCCTTCTCCAGTGGCCGCTGGCTGGTGGTCCTGCAACTCAGCTCTGACATTATCCACCTGGAGTGGGAGTCGGGTCCCGTGGATTGAGGGCTTAGTCCTACAAAACTGCCTCCGAGTCAGGTGCCCGGGGCAGCCCCTGTGATGGCTTGTACTCAGACACCGGCTCTAACCCGGTGTTTCCACGACCCCCACCTTGGGTGTCATTGAATTTTTAGGGCGACACTTAGTTTACCCATTATTGTAAAGGATGTTAAAAGGATGCAGATGAACCGTCACATGGCGGGGTGCCCACGGCAGGTGTGTGGAAGGGGCGCGCAGCTTCCGTGCCCGGCCA belongs to Oryctolagus cuniculus chromosome 5, mOryCun1.1, whole genome shotgun sequence and includes:
- the SOD2 gene encoding superoxide dismutase [Mn], mitochondrial, encoding MLCRAACSARRGLAPGLAALGSRQKHSLPDLPYDYGALEPHINAQIMELHHSKHHAAYVNNLNATEEKYREALARGDVTAQVALQPALKFNGGGHINHTIFWTNLSPNGGGEPKGELLEAIKRDFGSFDKFKEKLTAVSVGVQGSGWGWLGFNKEQGHLQIAACANQDPLQGTTGLIPLLGIDVWEHAYYLQYKNVRPDYLKAIWNVINWENVTERYLACRK